From a single Candidatus Methylomirabilota bacterium genomic region:
- the cimA gene encoding citramalate synthase produces the protein MARLVKIYDTTLRDGTQGEGVAFSMEDKVRLAQRLDALGVHYVEGGWPGSNPKDMRFFRRILDVPLKHARIAAFGATRRAGIKAEDDPSLQALVEARTPVATIFGKSWPFHVTHALQTTLPENLAMIGDSVAFLGRHAEEVIYDAEHFFDGWKRDREYALQTLKTAEAAGAHCLVLCDTNGGTLPHEVAEMVREVRRHVRAPLGIHAHNDGECAVANSLAAVLEGVEHVQGTVNGYGERCGNANLVSIVPNLMLKLGVQAIPDLNLRELREVSRFASELANRPPWQHQPFVGDSAFAHKAGIHVSAVLKHPETYEHVDPEVVGNRRRVLVSELAGRANILWKAQEYGIDLGKDTPETRRILDTLKALEDEGYLFEGAEASFELLMERALGNHRPYFELEGYRVTVEARHGDHQPFAEATVRLRVKGISEHTAAAGNGPVNALDHALRKALEEFYPSVREMSLIDYKVRILDESKGTAAKTRVLITSGDGEETWGTVGVAHNIIDASWQALVDSIEYKLRRDERRALR, from the coding sequence ATGGCGCGGCTGGTGAAGATCTACGACACGACGCTTCGCGATGGCACCCAGGGCGAGGGCGTGGCTTTCTCCATGGAGGACAAGGTCCGGCTCGCCCAACGGCTCGACGCGCTGGGCGTCCACTACGTCGAAGGTGGCTGGCCGGGCTCGAACCCCAAGGACATGCGCTTCTTTCGCCGGATCCTCGACGTCCCGTTGAAGCACGCGCGGATCGCGGCGTTCGGGGCGACCCGGCGGGCCGGGATCAAGGCCGAGGACGACCCGAGCCTCCAGGCCCTGGTCGAGGCGCGGACCCCGGTGGCGACGATTTTCGGCAAGTCGTGGCCCTTCCACGTCACCCACGCCCTCCAGACGACGCTCCCCGAGAATCTCGCCATGATCGGCGATTCGGTGGCCTTCCTGGGGCGCCACGCCGAGGAGGTCATCTACGACGCCGAGCACTTCTTCGACGGCTGGAAGCGCGATCGCGAGTACGCGCTCCAGACCCTCAAGACGGCGGAGGCGGCCGGGGCCCACTGCCTCGTCCTCTGCGACACCAACGGGGGCACGCTTCCCCACGAGGTGGCCGAGATGGTCCGCGAGGTCCGGCGGCACGTCCGAGCGCCGCTCGGCATCCACGCCCACAACGACGGCGAGTGCGCGGTGGCGAACTCCCTGGCCGCGGTGCTCGAGGGCGTGGAGCACGTCCAGGGCACCGTCAACGGGTACGGCGAGCGCTGCGGCAACGCGAACCTGGTCTCGATCGTCCCGAACCTCATGCTGAAGCTCGGCGTCCAGGCGATCCCCGACCTGAATCTCCGGGAGCTCCGGGAGGTCTCGCGCTTCGCCTCCGAGCTGGCCAACCGCCCGCCGTGGCAGCACCAGCCCTTCGTCGGGGATTCGGCCTTCGCCCACAAAGCCGGCATTCACGTCTCGGCCGTCCTCAAGCACCCGGAGACCTACGAGCACGTCGATCCCGAGGTGGTCGGCAATCGCCGCCGCGTCCTCGTCTCCGAGCTGGCCGGCCGAGCGAACATCCTCTGGAAAGCGCAGGAGTACGGGATCGACCTCGGCAAGGACACGCCGGAGACCCGGCGGATCCTCGACACGCTGAAGGCGCTGGAGGACGAGGGGTACCTCTTCGAGGGCGCCGAGGCGTCGTTCGAGCTGCTCATGGAGCGAGCCCTCGGCAACCACCGGCCCTACTTCGAGCTGGAGGGATACCGGGTCACCGTCGAGGCGCGCCACGGGGACCACCAGCCCTTCGCGGAGGCCACGGTGCGACTGCGCGTCAAGGGCATCTCCGAGCACACGGCGGCGGCCGGCAATGGCCCGGTCAACGCGCTGGACCACGCGCTGCGGAAGGCGCTCGAGGAGTTCTACCCCAGCGTGCGCGAGATGTCGCTGATCGACTACAAGGTGCGCATCCTCGACGAGTCGAAGGGTACCGCCGCCAAGACACGCGTGCTCATCACCTCGGGGGACGGGGAGGAGACCTGGGGCACCGTCGGGGTCGCCCACAACATCATCGACGCCTCCTGGCAGGCCCTCGTCGACTCCATCGAGTACAAGCTCCGGCGTGACGAGCGCCGCGCGCTCCGCTGA